The Serratia nevei genome includes a region encoding these proteins:
- a CDS encoding DotH/IcmK family type IV secretion protein: MNPPLTGLLLLTLAQAAGAATTEVAPAPAWKPAQTLSVTPVNAPQHVPVTTTPEPTTPLPEDGSPPLPLPALDYAQKQMAPLSPREVDSLRNTFDQLQRSESRSPVTAVPRVSSLTVNLSPGASLPMLRALPNFPSSVSFTDETGAPWPIAAPPLNGNNAGFEVNYIPDSPAMSVQARRAYDTGSVTVYLKGLPVPVVIALTSGEPDNTGRSQITDSSLNLRLPLRGPSAKPLPIAREKISLDNPTLQAFLDGVPPDGARHLKTGGGVPLTAVWQMGDDLYIRSRSELRDAFVETSSAADGTHVWKLPLTPEVVFSVQGRNTPLTINLE, from the coding sequence ATGAACCCCCCCCTGACCGGTTTGCTTCTGTTGACCCTGGCGCAAGCTGCAGGCGCGGCTACAACCGAAGTAGCGCCTGCCCCCGCCTGGAAACCGGCACAAACGCTGAGCGTGACACCTGTCAATGCCCCGCAACATGTCCCTGTAACAACAACACCAGAGCCAACAACGCCCTTACCGGAGGATGGCTCGCCACCGCTGCCTTTGCCTGCGCTGGATTATGCCCAAAAACAAATGGCGCCGCTCTCACCACGCGAGGTGGACAGCCTGCGTAATACTTTTGACCAACTTCAACGCAGCGAAAGCCGTTCACCGGTAACAGCGGTGCCGCGGGTTAGCTCTCTGACCGTCAACCTGTCGCCAGGTGCCTCATTGCCGATGCTCCGCGCCCTGCCGAATTTCCCGAGCTCTGTTTCGTTTACAGACGAAACCGGCGCGCCGTGGCCGATTGCCGCACCACCTCTTAATGGCAACAACGCTGGTTTTGAGGTGAATTACATTCCCGACAGCCCAGCCATGTCCGTTCAGGCCCGGCGCGCTTACGACACCGGCAGCGTAACGGTCTATCTGAAGGGATTACCGGTTCCCGTCGTCATAGCACTGACCAGTGGCGAACCGGACAACACCGGCAGGTCCCAGATCACTGACAGCAGCCTAAACCTGAGGCTCCCTCTTCGCGGACCATCGGCAAAACCCCTGCCGATCGCACGCGAGAAAATCAGCCTCGATAATCCTACGCTGCAGGCGTTTCTGGACGGCGTCCCGCCCGATGGCGCCCGTCATCTCAAAACTGGCGGCGGAGTTCCGTTGACTGCCGTTTGGCAGATGGGAGACGACCTCTATATCCGCTCACGAAGCGAATTACGCGATGCATTTGTTGAAACCTCTTCCGCGGCTGACGGCACCCATGTGTGGAAACTGCCGCTCACTCCGGAGGTGGTGTTCTCTGTACAGGGTCGCAATACACCACTGACCATCAATCTGGAGTAA
- a CDS encoding DotI/IcmL/TraM family protein → MKKPVTPPASAGETPYAAAVAQHIASQLNADFARRSLAVNLWQSVTLVVCAFIIALLAYVALHPPVKYFATQDGQITPLYPTDQPAYSDINVTDFGAQVLREAFTLDFVHYRSQMNALQARFSDDGFRSYYTALTTSNVLTAVKDKKMNMSIMTSPGVVVSKGTLENGIYAWKIQYPIKLKLTGQVTSLPEQSFVMSLLIQRTDPRLKHTGMEVSQLITFEAK, encoded by the coding sequence ATGAAAAAGCCAGTTACTCCACCTGCGTCTGCAGGTGAAACGCCTTACGCAGCTGCCGTGGCGCAGCATATTGCCAGTCAGCTCAATGCCGATTTTGCCCGTCGTTCTCTGGCGGTTAACTTGTGGCAAAGCGTCACTCTCGTCGTATGCGCGTTTATTATCGCTTTACTGGCGTATGTCGCCTTGCATCCTCCAGTGAAGTATTTCGCCACACAGGATGGGCAGATCACGCCGCTTTATCCCACTGATCAACCAGCCTACAGCGATATCAACGTGACCGACTTTGGCGCACAGGTATTGCGAGAAGCTTTCACGCTCGATTTTGTACATTACCGCAGCCAAATGAATGCGCTACAGGCTCGTTTCTCAGACGATGGGTTCCGCAGTTATTACACCGCCCTGACCACCTCCAACGTTTTGACAGCGGTGAAAGACAAAAAGATGAACATGTCGATTATGACCTCCCCCGGCGTAGTGGTTAGCAAAGGAACGCTCGAGAACGGCATTTATGCCTGGAAGATCCAATATCCGATAAAACTCAAGCTCACCGGCCAAGTGACATCGTTGCCCGAACAGTCATTTGTGATGTCACTACTTATCCAGCGTACCGACCCCCGTCTTAAACACACCGGCATGGAAGTGTCCCAGCTCATTACTTTCGAGGCTAAATAA